Proteins encoded in a region of the Anopheles aquasalis chromosome 2, idAnoAquaMG_Q_19, whole genome shotgun sequence genome:
- the LOC126573376 gene encoding protein held out wings isoform X1, with protein sequence MSSYGAGSDHGSNQQSTQSIADYLAQLLKDRKQLAAFPNVFQHVERLLDEEISKVRASLFHINGVTKEPLQLPDPDGETVTLNEKVYVPVKEHPDFNFVGRILGPRGMTAKQLEQETGCKIMVRGKGSMRDKKKEDANRGKPNWEHLSDDLHVLITVEDTENRASIKLKRALEEVKKLLVPHAEGEDELKKRQLMELAIINGTYRDSTAKAAAAEFTFDPQQFVDERWKQQVAAATDARMLNPALAAANLAAAASNQLAGRTAGNPLGAPIILSPRISVPTTAASLMAGSAPPPTIDHTTGLIYASPFSDYNYALAAAGNPLLAEYADHSVGAIKNQRRHFAPRDHPY encoded by the coding sequence ATGAGTTCATACGGTGCCGGCAGTGACCATGGGTCAAACCAGCAATCGACACAGAGCATAGCCGACTATCTGGCCCAACTGCTGAAGGATCGCAAACAGTTGGCCGCGTTCCCGAACGTGTTCCAGCACGTCGAGCGGCTGCTGGACGAAGAGATCTCGAAAGTGCGCGCCTCCCTGTTCCACATAAACGGTGTCACGAAGGAACCGCTACAGCTACCCGACCCGGACGGCGAGACGGTCACCCTGAACGAGAAGGTGTACGTCCCGGTGAAGGAGCATCCTGACTTTAACTTTGTCGGCCGCATCCTGGGCCCGCGCGGTATGACCGCGAAACAGCTCGAACAGGAGACGGGTTGCAAGATCATGGTCCGGGGGAAGGGTTCGATGcgtgacaagaagaaggaggacgcCAACCGGGGCAAACCGAACTGGGAACACCTGTCGGACGATCTGCACGTGCTGATCACGGTCGAGGACACGGAAAACCGGGCCTCGATCAAGCTGAAGCGTGCGCTAGAGGAGGTAAAGAAGCTGCTGGTCCCGCACGCCGAGGGTGAGGACGAGCTGAAGAAGCGGCAGCTGATGGAGCTGGCCATCATCAACGGCACGTACCGGGATTCGACCGCGAAGGCGGCGGCCGCCGAGTTCACCTTCGATCCGCAACAGTTTGTCGACGAACGGTGGAAGCAGCAGGTAGCCGCGGCGACCGATGCGCGTATGCTAAACCCGGCCCTGGCGGCCGCCAATCTGGCTGCGGCTGCATCGAACCAGCTGGCCGGCCGCACGGCTGGGAATCCGCTCGGTGCACCGATCATCCTGTCGCCCCGCATCTCCGTGCCGACGACGGCGGCAAGCCTGATGGCCGGTTCCGCtccgccaccgacgatcgaCCACACGACCGGTTTGATCTACGCGTCGCCCTTCTCCGACTACAACTATGCGCTGGCAGCCGCCGGTAACCCGCTGCTCGCCGAGTACGCCGATCACAGCGTAGGTGCAATCAAAAATCAGAGACGGCATTTCGCGCCTCGAGATCATCCCTACTAA
- the LOC126573376 gene encoding protein held out wings isoform X3, protein MSSYGAGSDHGSNQQSTQSIADYLAQLLKDRKQLAAFPNVFQHVERLLDEEISKVRASLFHINGVTKEPLQLPDPDGETVTLNEKVYVPVKEHPDFNFVGRILGPRGMTAKQLEQETGCKIMVRGKGSMRDKKKEDANRGKPNWEHLSDDLHVLITVEDTENRASIKLKRALEEVKKLLVPHAEGEDELKKRQLMELAIINGTYRDSTAKAAAAEFTFDPQQFVDERWKQQVAAATDARMLNPALAAANLAAAASNQLAGRTAGNPLGAPIILSPRISVPTTAASLMAGSAPPPTIDHTTGLIYASPFSDYNYALAAAGNPLLAEYADHSVRQF, encoded by the coding sequence ATGAGTTCATACGGTGCCGGCAGTGACCATGGGTCAAACCAGCAATCGACACAGAGCATAGCCGACTATCTGGCCCAACTGCTGAAGGATCGCAAACAGTTGGCCGCGTTCCCGAACGTGTTCCAGCACGTCGAGCGGCTGCTGGACGAAGAGATCTCGAAAGTGCGCGCCTCCCTGTTCCACATAAACGGTGTCACGAAGGAACCGCTACAGCTACCCGACCCGGACGGCGAGACGGTCACCCTGAACGAGAAGGTGTACGTCCCGGTGAAGGAGCATCCTGACTTTAACTTTGTCGGCCGCATCCTGGGCCCGCGCGGTATGACCGCGAAACAGCTCGAACAGGAGACGGGTTGCAAGATCATGGTCCGGGGGAAGGGTTCGATGcgtgacaagaagaaggaggacgcCAACCGGGGCAAACCGAACTGGGAACACCTGTCGGACGATCTGCACGTGCTGATCACGGTCGAGGACACGGAAAACCGGGCCTCGATCAAGCTGAAGCGTGCGCTAGAGGAGGTAAAGAAGCTGCTGGTCCCGCACGCCGAGGGTGAGGACGAGCTGAAGAAGCGGCAGCTGATGGAGCTGGCCATCATCAACGGCACGTACCGGGATTCGACCGCGAAGGCGGCGGCCGCCGAGTTCACCTTCGATCCGCAACAGTTTGTCGACGAACGGTGGAAGCAGCAGGTAGCCGCGGCGACCGATGCGCGTATGCTAAACCCGGCCCTGGCGGCCGCCAATCTGGCTGCGGCTGCATCGAACCAGCTGGCCGGCCGCACGGCTGGGAATCCGCTCGGTGCACCGATCATCCTGTCGCCCCGCATCTCCGTGCCGACGACGGCGGCAAGCCTGATGGCCGGTTCCGCtccgccaccgacgatcgaCCACACGACCGGTTTGATCTACGCGTCGCCCTTCTCCGACTACAACTATGCGCTGGCAGCCGCCGGTAACCCGCTGCTCGCCGAGTACGCCGATCACAGC
- the LOC126573376 gene encoding protein held out wings isoform X2, with the protein MSSYGAGSDHGSNQQSTQSIADYLAQLLKDRKQLAAFPNVFQHVERLLDEEISKVRASLFHINGVTKEPLQLPDPDGETVTLNEKVYVPVKEHPDFNFVGRILGPRGMTAKQLEQETGCKIMVRGKGSMRDKKKEDANRGKPNWEHLSDDLHVLITVEDTENRASIKLKRALEEVKKLLVPHAEGEDELKKRQLMELAIINGTYRDSTAKAAAAEFTFDPQQFVDERWKQQVAAATDARMLNPALAAANLAAAASNQLAGRTAGNPLGAPIILSPRISVPTTAASLMAGSAPPPTIDHTTGLIYASPFSDYNYALAAAGNPLLAEYADHSSLSMFQVRQF; encoded by the coding sequence ATGAGTTCATACGGTGCCGGCAGTGACCATGGGTCAAACCAGCAATCGACACAGAGCATAGCCGACTATCTGGCCCAACTGCTGAAGGATCGCAAACAGTTGGCCGCGTTCCCGAACGTGTTCCAGCACGTCGAGCGGCTGCTGGACGAAGAGATCTCGAAAGTGCGCGCCTCCCTGTTCCACATAAACGGTGTCACGAAGGAACCGCTACAGCTACCCGACCCGGACGGCGAGACGGTCACCCTGAACGAGAAGGTGTACGTCCCGGTGAAGGAGCATCCTGACTTTAACTTTGTCGGCCGCATCCTGGGCCCGCGCGGTATGACCGCGAAACAGCTCGAACAGGAGACGGGTTGCAAGATCATGGTCCGGGGGAAGGGTTCGATGcgtgacaagaagaaggaggacgcCAACCGGGGCAAACCGAACTGGGAACACCTGTCGGACGATCTGCACGTGCTGATCACGGTCGAGGACACGGAAAACCGGGCCTCGATCAAGCTGAAGCGTGCGCTAGAGGAGGTAAAGAAGCTGCTGGTCCCGCACGCCGAGGGTGAGGACGAGCTGAAGAAGCGGCAGCTGATGGAGCTGGCCATCATCAACGGCACGTACCGGGATTCGACCGCGAAGGCGGCGGCCGCCGAGTTCACCTTCGATCCGCAACAGTTTGTCGACGAACGGTGGAAGCAGCAGGTAGCCGCGGCGACCGATGCGCGTATGCTAAACCCGGCCCTGGCGGCCGCCAATCTGGCTGCGGCTGCATCGAACCAGCTGGCCGGCCGCACGGCTGGGAATCCGCTCGGTGCACCGATCATCCTGTCGCCCCGCATCTCCGTGCCGACGACGGCGGCAAGCCTGATGGCCGGTTCCGCtccgccaccgacgatcgaCCACACGACCGGTTTGATCTACGCGTCGCCCTTCTCCGACTACAACTATGCGCTGGCAGCCGCCGGTAACCCGCTGCTCGCCGAGTACGCCGATCACAGC
- the LOC126576768 gene encoding potassium/sodium hyperpolarization-activated cyclic nucleotide-gated channel 1-like, producing the protein MELRTTENRHTCTIEETRTSQAEAAALPRREKVWRYLLALRLASDQHPSTRKHLKSTYQIYKENERLLECFPFYIVHPFSRLRAYADMVTFVVMNLHLMLLPFAFSFLTFRAHPTSPLNRIESYDLELCFLLAGEFLLKFCTGYVDQDTFEIVLDPKRIVWRRLRPVRLLYDLALFMPYILLLEVFREWILDAGAEVCLAFVSLLYLSNIGRFHDSNRYFQVIPRTLGVPEGRKRIIQIIMNTVYVLHWTTCLGYIIPLLLKAHPSAESSDQRHLLDVLRMMEEQSAMHRNLSDLRIVTDPFVRRRLTDIQTNASTSYRYFRSMMMTLRLGLASCERTDLEQHFMYQWTMWLVMFLGWLWFNYVPVVLCRALDSPEMANDQYDRFLSNLHAYALNKRLSPQLERSLRENFATRFRARFFDESMIMGLFPRNLRSSIKMETCRHLVASVDLFKNLPYSILADIVDCLQLEVYLEGDVIIAAGSYGDSMYFLATGTVAVYAMHGRELGHLSDGAYFGEISLIKRNQQRTANVVALEPCEIYRLPHEDFQSVIQPHTYLLNRIRKQAEQRLAAMKRKKDKMYRKKLIEAFLQ; encoded by the coding sequence ATGGAGCTAAGGACGACCGAAAATCGGCACACCTGTACCATCGAGGAGACGCGCACCTCCCAGGCCGAAGCTGCCGCGCTGCCCCGACGTGAAAAGGTGTGGCGATACCTATTGGCCCTCCGGTTGGCCTCCGATCAGCACCCATCGACACGGAAGCATCTGAAAAGCACTTACCAAATCTACAAAGAAAATGAGCGGTTACTCGAGTGTTTCCCGTTCTACATCGTCCACCCCTTCAGCCGGTTGCGGGCGTACGCGGATATGGTGACATTCGTCGTGATGAACCTGCACCTGATGTTACTCCCGTTCGCGTTCAGTTTTCTCACCTTCCGAGCCCATCCCACCTCACCGCTCAATCGCATCGAGTCGTACGATCTGGAGCTGTGCTTCCTGCTTGCCGGCGAGTTTCTGCTAAAGTTCTGCACCGGCTACGTCGACCAGGACACTTTCGAGATCGTGCTCGATCCGAAACGGATCGTCTGGAGGCGTTTGCGCCCGGTGCGCCTACTGTAcgatctcgctctcttcaTGCCGTacattctgctgctggaggtgtttAGGGAGTGGATACTGGATGCTGGGGCGGAAGTATGCCTGGCGTTCGTGTCCCTGCTGTACCTGAGTAATATCGGCCGCTTCCACGACAGTAACCGCTACTTTCAAGTGATTCCACGCACCCTGGGCGTACCGGAGGGTAGGAAGCGCATCATTCAGATCATCATGAACACGGTGTACGTACTGCACTGGACCACTTGTCTGGGATACATCATACCGCTGCTACTGAAGGCCCATCCGAGCGCGGAATCCTCCGATCAGCGGCATCTGCTGGACGTCCTGCGGATGATGGAGGAACAATCGGCGATGCACCGGAACCTGAGCGATCTTCGCATCGTAACCGATCCGTTCGTGAGGCGACGATTAACAGACATCCAGACGAACGCTTCCACCTCGTACCGGTACTTccgcagcatgatgatgacgctgcgTCTCGGCTTGGCCTCGTGCGAACGGACCGATCTCGAGCAACACTTCATGTACCAGTGGACGATGTGGCTCGTCATGTTTCTCGGTTGGCTGTGGTTTAACTATGTGCCGGTTGTACTCTGCCGGGCACTGGATTCACCCGAAATGGCCAACGATCAGTACGATCGCTTCCTGTCGAATCTGCACGCTTACGCCCTCAACAAGCGCCTCAGTCCGCAGCTGGAGCGTAGCTTGCGGGAGAACTTTGCGACCCGCTTCCGGGCCCGCTTCTTCGATGAGTCCATGATCATGGGTTTGTTCCCGCGTAATctgcgcagcagcatcaagatGGAAACCTGTCGCCATCTGGTGGCCAGTGTGGATCTGTTCAAGAACCTTCCCTACTCGATCCTGGCCGATATCGTGGACTGTTTGCAACTGGAGGTGTACCTCGAGGGTGACGTCATCATAGCGGCCGGTAGCTACGGTGATTCCATGTACTTTCTGGCCACCGGTACGGTCGCGGTTTACGCGATGCACGGCCGGGAGCTCGGTCATCTTTCCGATGGTGCTTACTTTGGCGAAATCTCACTGATCAAGCGGAACCAACAGCGAACGGCCAACGTGGTGGCACTGGAACCGTGCGAAATCTATCGTCTGCCGCACGAAGACTTTCAGAGCGTAATCCAGCCGCATACGTATCTGCTGAACCGCATTAGGAAGCAGGCGGAACAGCGGTTGGCCGCGATGAAGCGCAAAAAAGACAAAATGTACCGCAAGAAGCTGATCGAAGCATTTTTGCAGTGA